The genomic stretch CCCTGGCAGTAGCCAACAGGTCTGTGAACCTCACCGAAGGTTTTCCCTACATCAGGTAGTTATGGCGCGGGAGGAGGGGGTAGGAGGGTGGTTCCAAGGTGAAAGAGGGGGGGGGCCTGGCTCCGAGGTGCCACAGGACGATCCTTTGTCTCCCCCAGCCTCTGTGGATCTTACCCCCCTCAGAGTTGCATCTTCAGCCAGCTGCTCAACATGGGAGCTGCTATGGGTAAATATCCTCAGCACCCCCCGGCCAAGGTGTGGGGGTTAGCCCAGGTGTGGGGGTTAGCCCCCACCCGTAGATACCCAATCTCTCTGCAACCCATCCCCCAGATGTGGGGGTTAGGCCCCCATACCTAGACGCCCAGTCTCTCCGCACTCCATCCCCAGATGTGGGGGCTAGGCCCTCACCCCCAGACGCCCAATCTCTCTGCACCCTGGCCCCAGGAGTCCGAGCCCGGCTTGCCCGCCCACTTCCCTCTTCTCCCAGCCGCCTGGATCTGCATCATCCGTTACCACCAGCTCCGGGACTGGGGAGTCGGAAGATGGTTTAACCAGGTGATCCTGTGGACGGGGCTTCTGTGTGCCCTGGGCACCTCCGTGGTGggcaatttccaggtgagacggCGTGCACTCCAGGAGCCCAGCCGGGCGTTCGGACCAGCCCGAGTCTGGGACTACAGCTCCCAGCACCCCCCGGGGCCTCCGCCTTCTCTattggcggggtgggggtgggctccTCCGCGAACGGCCTTCtgggactctctctctttttttaaagattttatttatttattcatgagagagggggtgggggcagagagaggcagagatagaggcagagggagaagcaggctccatgcaggaagccggatgcaggactcgatcatgggactccgggatcacgccctgagccaaaggcagacagacgccaACCGCcgagcgctgagccacccaggtgtcccataccTTCTGGGACTTCTATTTCTCTTGTGGCTTTTGGGCCGGGGAGAAGGTGAGCTCCTCGTCTCTCTGGATGGAGTGCCCCAGAGGCTCTTGGTATAGCGATTCCACTGAACACTAGAAGGTTGGGGTAATTCACTGCGGTTCTTTGCCCCTTTCCCCTTTTAATAATGAAATTACTCAGAGCCACTCATTCTTAGGTTTTACGTTGTATGCATTTTCATCCATCTCCTCAAGGGCTCTAGCTAGACCCTTTTTGGTCAAacagaactttttaattttgttttttgtcttgtttttgtttttaatcagctGGCCTGCGGGggtcagaaataaacccagattCATAGACTCCAGAACTCACATTCTTCACCTTGAAGTTCAGTTGATATTTGtagaacaaatgaatggatgatcAATTGAAGAAAGCTTattgattattttgttatttaattttactgaGGTCTCTCCAACccctgccgcccccgccccccgcccttgCTGAGTATACTGCAGGATAAGAGGCTGCCTCCAACTTGTTCATAAAAATTCCCTCTGCATAGCGCTCATTCACTCATTCGTTTATTCCTGTGCTCCACAActgtgacttgtttttttttttttaaagatttatttatttattcattcagagagagcgaagagagaggcagagacacaggcagagggagaagcaggctccatgcaggaagcccgatgtgggactcgatcccgggtctccaggatcacaccccaggctgcaggcagcgctaaaccgctgcgccaccggggctgccccacaacTGTGActtgttaaaattattatatcGTTCCCCTAAGGAGTCTTTTAAAGCCATTTCCCGCTGGTCATTGCTTCTCCTCATtaaacttttaatattaaaaaaaaaattaaataacatgtacggggatccctgggtggcgcagcggttcggcgcctgcctttggcccagggcgcgatcctagagaccggggatcgaatcccacgtcgggctcccgatgcatggagcctgcttctccctctgcctgtgtctctgcctctctctctctctctctgtgactatcataaaaaaaaaaaaaaaaaaaaaaaaaaaaacatgtacgATGTATCAGTAAGCCACAAACCATAGTAATATTTAAGAACTTTTCACCCTCTGAAAACCAATTTTTACCCCCTGGATGCCAGTGtcagccctcccccaccctggtTGAGAATGAAAGATGTATTGCACTAATATTTCCTGAGCGCCTATGATGTGCCAGACCCTGTGTTAGGGAGGGAGGCCACAGCAGTGAGCAACAGATTAGAATGCCTGCCCTGCTGGAGCTGACAATAGCCAATACACCTAATCAATAATCCAGTCAACTGGCTATGGCAGTTTTCACAGTCCACTGGGTAGGTCAAGGACCCCTCCCCCCATTACAGCCCTTGTACCCTCCATCCCCTGCCATCCCCATTTATCTATCTTCCTCTCAATTCTGGTCCCTTTTCCTTCCAGCAAAAGAACCAGCTGCCCGTACATCTGACAGGGGCCTTCTTTGCCTTATTCGTGGGCAACCTGTACTTCTGGCTGCAGCTCTTTCTCTTCTGGTGGATGAAGAGCCTGCCCCAACCTGGGGCCCCCTGGATCAGGCCACTCCGCCTGGGCCTCTGCAGCCTCTGCACCATCCTCATGGTAGCCAGTATCCTTACCCGGGCCAGTGACAGGGGCATTGGGATGGGTTGGCTACCTGCAATATGCAGTGCCCTGTCCATTCTCCGTCTCAGCCTCCTTAGTATGATAGAGTAATGGAAAGCGTCAACCCTGGGGTTAGGCAGCCTGGGTTGGATTCCACCTCCCCTAGTACCAGCTtgtgggctgggggggggggggaccctccATTGGCTGAACTTTTCATTCCCTGTGCTCCTTCAGCTGTcaaatgtggataataataggGCTGCTCTCCCACCCCGAGTTGTAAAGAATGAAGGAAGTAATACCTGTGAGGTGCTTAGATGGGTTTCCAGCATAGTGAGCAACCAAGAAATTCTGGGAGGATGGTAAAACCAGTGGTAGTGGTCTGTTTGGGGTacctgccctgtgccaggcatCATGTTGGCTAAGACTGAGGCCTAAACTGAGGTTCAGATAGCAGGGAGTCTCTTGGCCAAGACCCATCATGAAGTCCAATGGTGGAACTTGTGGTAGGCGGAAGGCAGCTTGCACCAGCTCTTGAGACCAGTTCGTATTTCTTCCCAACTCCATGTTTTGTGCTACCACTGACCTTGGTGAGAGTCTTCACAACATAGAAATTGGCCAACGCTGCAAATCAGAGCTGGTAGTTAACCATTTACCATCATGCCTACTTCTGGGGAAAGACTCCACCCAGCCCAGTTCTTAGTCTCCATAGCACGACAcgcctctgggtggctcaaatcACTGTCTGTGTTTTAGTTTCcgtatctataaaatggagttgTTTTGATTACTGACAGGTGAAGTGCCCTGAGAGATGAGAGGCCTGGAGGCAAATTCAGTCTCCCTGACTGATATCCTCCTAGGGGAGGGTGGAAGGGAGACCAGAAAGCTACTGGTGTTCAGAAGAGGCTAGAGGGAAGCAAGCTGAGGTCCTGTGCTCTCTGCACGAGGACATCTGCTTATTTGGAGTTATCCCTACAAATGGAGCTGGCAGTCCCATCTCCCAGAGCAGCAAACTGAATCCCATGGAATAGGTGAGACGGGCTGACCCCTCAGCTAAGCCTTTAGCTACTCCAGCCATATGAGCAACATCTCTCCTCTGCAGAGGCCCTGTTGGTGATAAGATCCAGCTggccccttttattttattatacttttgttttaaaaaagatttatttatttatttatttatttatttatttatttatttatttaaagagagtgagtgagagagagagagaacaggaagaagagctgagcacagatcctgacatgaggctccatcccaggaccctgagaccatgacccaagctgagaccaagagttggtgACTTAACTGAATGGCTCAGGTACTCCTTGCTGGCTCCTTTTAAAACCCCAGTTGGGCTGATAATCAGTTAGGCTACAGGGTCCTTATTCTGTGGGGCTCAAGTATCCCTTGGCCCTGGAGCAGGGAGATGGACCGACCATAAAGACAGCCAGcaagctttgcgcagtggcagtatcgcAGCCAGTGAGGTTTATCTGAGGCTTGATTATTACTAGTTGAAGATGGCCAGCATTGTGTGATAGGAGCTGGGGGTCTGCAAGGATGGGTCTGCGAACTGGCAGATTCTGAACTGGTCTTGCAGAACCAGCTTTTTGCCTGCATTGGGAGGTTGGGGAGACACTACAGGTGCATGCTGAGGGTGGGAGAATCAGCTTGGAGATGAAGCTGCTGGCAGGGCCTGAGACAAGCATCTCCAGTGCTCAGGTGAGGTTTTAAAGGCTCTCATTTCTGCATGGCTCAATAGGGAACCATGGAAAGCTTATGAGCAGGGGAGGAATAAGGCCATTTCTGGGGGTAACCACCTTGTGTGTGGGTGCTCTCATGTCTCCTTTGCTCTAGAATTCATGGGGTCGGGGTGATGTTGGCCTTATTCGCTGCCTAAAAATCCTTCAATGAATGAAATGTCTAAACTGATCTAGGAGTGGGTGGGAGCTAGCTAGGTTGATAAACAGAAAGGTTGTTGCAGTGAGGGGGCCCCAGAAAATCAGGGACCTCTCTGATAGTCTGAggttggagtgtgtgtgtgtgctggtggTTGAAAAGGTTTTCAGGgagcacctggcaggctcagtcagcaaagcatgtgactcttgatcttgaggttgtgagttcaaatcaTACATTGGGTGCCGAGTTTacttaaagaaaggaagaagaaaaagaaaagaaaaaagaaaaagaaaaggaagttttcAGGAGCAGGGGATTGAGGACTGGAGATGAGACAGGGCAGACCAGAAAGAGATGAGCTAGGCCAGTGGGATAAACCTTGGGCCACCAGCTGGCCATGGggatgaggaaggggagggggtgagtgggtggcagAACTGTCATCAGATGGGAACACCAGGAAGAGGAGCATATTTTAGGGGGTGAGTGGGAGTGGCCAGTGTGCCACAGGTGGGGGATGAAAGTTGCCAACAGAGCCCAAGGCCAGCGCCCTGGTCGGTGTCTTTAGGAAACCCTGAATATTTGATGGAAGAAGCAGTTGCAGCTGCTTGTCTAACAAGGCAAGTGGGAGATGGTGATGGTGGAGCCCTGATGGGGTCAGGGAGGATTGAGGGTAAGACAAAAACCTTGTTTTGGGATGTTGGAAATGCCATAGGAGCGAGAGGAACATGCCAGTGGAACATCTGGGAAACGGCCTTGGACGGGTCGGAAGGCATCCCTGTAAGTGTCTGGGAGCTGGGTGGCCGGCTGGAGGCCATTCCGCCAGTGTAGGACACCCAGCAACAGTGACCCAGCAGGCTCCCGGACCCTTCCTGCTTGCTGTGGCCCTTGACCCTGGTATAAAGTGGTCATCCTCCACCACTGGCCGCTGCGCTCGGCCTCCGCTGCCTGCGAGTGGGCCATCGCCATGCTGCTGTTCATGCTCTTCGGCCTGTTTGCGGTGGATTTTTCCTGCCTGGACGGCTGCACCCTGTGTCTCCAGCCgggccccagcctcagccccccACCGGCCTCCCCCATCTCCCTGCAGGTCCCCCTGTGAATGGCAGTCCGATTGGTGTGGTTTGGCGCCAGTGCTGCGATCAGGGCCACCTGGGAAGTGAGAGGCCAAGGCCAGCCAACCATCCCTGCTCAaggctatttattattattattattaatttttttgtttttgttttgttttgccgcCGGCGGAATCAGAGACACGGACGCAGGCAGGGTCACGCGAAACCAGAATTCCTTCCGGAGAGCAAATCCGTACAGAAGGTTTTGAAGGGAGGAgagagctggggaagggggggtgCCTGGGAAGGAGGAGTTGGGGACACAAGGACAGATGGCCCTCTCCGTCCGGATCTGCTAAGCCACCCCAACCAGCCCccgtccctccccccaccccaccgagAGAttgatcaataaataaaataataaattaatcaataaataaaatagaaacagctCCCCCGCCCTCAGTTCCCCCCCAGAACCACCCCCCATTGGGCACGGCCCCCTGAGCCCCATCCCTGCAGGGTGAGGCTGGGTTTGTTGTGTCTCTCCCCTCCCTATATACTCCTTGGGCCCTATTTACAGATTCACAGttagggggcagggaaggggggttGAGGgggtttccctccttccctggcccCCTGGGGTCAGGGCAGAGGGGTCCCATTGGTGGCCAGGAGCTTCTTGTCCTTAGCAGGGCCTCGGCGGGGAGAACTGGTCAGCTCTGGGTCTGGGCGGCTGGGTGGGGGCTGCAGGCTTCTGGGTGGGGTGCCAGCAGGCCGAGTCTGGGTCCCGTTTTTCTCATCTGCGGAGGAAGAAGCAGTGTGGCCTCAGTAACCTCAAGGCTGCCAACCCCAAAGAATATGTTCCAGCAACAGCATGGTGAGACCAGGGCCCCCATCATGGGACTAGAAGCCTGCAGAGATGGCTGCCAGGAGGACTCACATCTGCAGCCACACCTGGCAGCCTCAGGATGGCGGGTCATACATTCTGGGCCCCCCAACCTCTGTGGCTTTGGAAACTGGGCCAAGTCAGTCCCAGAGGCCCACCTTCAGGGGGCATTCTCATAGACTCTGGCTATGACATCATGCGCTAAGAGACAGCTTGTCACAGCAGCTAATCAGATTCGCATCCCTAGATTACAGCAAGAAGGATTGGTCCCCTTCTGCTACCCTGGTTGTGGGGGTAGCACAGGAAACGTTCCCTGGCAACAGGGCCCAGGGGAGCCTATAGTGGGTTGTtttgcgggggagggggggtttgAACAGATCTGGATGGTTGATTACTCTTTTCCAGAACAGTTTCAGAATTTTTGTTAGCAGAAAATCCCACATCCCCGACACAGAGACTGGTCATCCTCTTAGGGATCCCCGGAGGTGCCCTCCCTAGCCACAAGGCCGTCTCAGGTTGGGATGGCCTGGTTCCCTGGATGGAGCTCAGGACCCAGCCTCTCTGAGAACCTGTGATCCTTGCCCACAAACTGAAGCCCTGGGGCACCTGCTCAGCAGGAGGTCTTCCCTCCAGCCCACAGGATAAAAGAAGCAGACATCGCCTCCggcccctgcctcccacctgccAGGGCCTGCACGGAGGGCTGGTCGTGAGTGCTCAGCAGCTGTGCCTGGATGGTCTCTACAACTCGCTTGAACCGACGGCTGGGACCTGGAGGGGAGACGGACATGGACATGGAACTTGAGGACAGAGATACTGAAGACACTCCCACCCTGTGGAACCCAGCAAAGGACTCTCTTCCTCTTGGTCTCAATTTCTCGCCCTGTGTGGGGCCAGGCATAAACCCACGCTTTGCAGCTGGGGCTGAGAAAGATCGGCACTGAAATAATGATGGGTGTGGTTTTCTGTTGAAAGAAGCTGTACTACTTGCTAGTTTCTAGTTGAGGCCATGAAGAGccagaaacataagaaaaataaatggaaagtaaaacaaaaaacaaaaaacaaaaaaaaaaacccttaaaatcaAGAAAGTCCTGCATATCAGTCTttaaaggaaaggggaaaaatgcaTCATAATTCATCTTAGTGATGTAACATTGTGGCAGGCTGGTATAGAAACTTGGGAGCAAGCTCATCTCCCAACTGTGACATATTAAGACTGCTAACAAGGGTAGTGAACAGAAGCATCCCTTGTTATTCAAACCCTTGTCATCAGGGCTCAGAAACCAAGCTGAATGGGAAGGAAGGCTTTTCTGCGGTTTTCATCTCTGGTGCCAACTCCTGATTGTCATGGCTGCCTGCGATTTCTGAGGCTGCTGCTGAGCTCAGCAGGACGAAGTGCGGTGATTGGCTGGTGATGTCTGCTCTGGGTGCAGGAATGACATTGGATCTCAGTGAGCCATGTCTTTGCCTGTCTTAAGGAAGTAGGAAGGGAGCTCTGCACTTCGAGGTCAGCAGGGCTAGGCTGAGCCCAGCTCTGTCGTGGTTTGCAGTCTGACTCTCTCAAGTCAATTTACCTCTATAGGactctgttttctcctctgtaaggTGGGTGATCACTAATACCTCAAAGGCTGCTGGGAAGCTTCAATACAACAGTGCACGTAAAGCACTGGGAACATCACAAATGTCCATGAAATGTCCATGAGAAAAAGGGTAGACAGAATGTAGGGGTCTGAGTGAGGAGGGGGCTCACATAGTCAGCAGTAGCTGGGCAccacctcttcctccctcttgctACCTTGGCCACTATCCTAACTCAGTTGTCTTGAGTGTCCCAAACACTAGGCTGTAGGCAGCCTCGCTGAGGGAAACTTACCGGAGATGAGCGTAAAGGTGACGGAGTAGATACCACCACTGCCACTCCCATCCCGTCGTGGGGAAGGCTCTGGACCCTCTGAGGAGCTGATATCCACCTGGAATCGGACAGGCTTCTGGAAGACGGATGGGCCGCCACTGGCCTTGTATTCAGCCCTGAAGCTGGTCTGTGACAGCACACTGTGACTCA from Canis aureus isolate CA01 chromosome 1, VMU_Caureus_v.1.0, whole genome shotgun sequence encodes the following:
- the TMEM150B gene encoding modulator of macroautophagy TMEM150B isoform X2, with translation MPEREKKDQSRGSNCFGGGGSLDGDVDTKASLPTLSQPTGEFQLLPRGRERGRQVRGRKQGHQGPTPNSLRTETVPRKEPGLWAWILGHWRRPRTERARGRVRTEPGMWGYLSLLPAFLALWAITGVWTVFALAVANRSVNLTEGFPYISLCGSYPPQSCIFSQLLNMGAAMAAWICIIRYHQLRDWGVGRWFNQVILWTGLLCALGTSVVGNFQRHGRRQGHAKPEFLPESKSVQKVLKGGESWGRGGAWEGGVGDTRTDGPLRPDLLSHPNQPPSLPPPHREIDQ
- the TMEM150B gene encoding modulator of macroautophagy TMEM150B isoform X1; the encoded protein is MPEREKKDQSRGSNCFGGGGSLDGDVDTKASLPTLSQPTGEFQLLPRGRERGRQVRGRKQGHQGPTPNSLRTETVPRKEPGLWAWILGHWRRPRTERARGRVRTEPGMWGYLSLLPAFLALWAITGVWTVFALAVANRSVNLTEGFPYISLCGSYPPQSCIFSQLLNMGAAMAAWICIIRYHQLRDWGVGRWFNQVILWTGLLCALGTSVVGNFQQKNQLPVHLTGAFFALFVGNLYFWLQLFLFWWMKSLPQPGAPWIRPLRLGLCSLCTILMVAMVILHHWPLRSASAACEWAIAMLLFMLFGLFAVDFSCLDGCTLCLQPGPSLSPPPASPISLQVPL
- the TMEM150B gene encoding modulator of macroautophagy TMEM150B isoform X3; translated protein: MWGYLSLLPAFLALWAITGVWTVFALAVANRSVNLTEGFPYISLCGSYPPQSCIFSQLLNMGAAMAAWICIIRYHQLRDWGVGRWFNQVILWTGLLCALGTSVVGNFQQKNQLPVHLTGAFFALFVGNLYFWLQLFLFWWMKSLPQPGAPWIRPLRLGLCSLCTILMVAMVILHHWPLRSASAACEWAIAMLLFMLFGLFAVDFSCLDGCTLCLQPGPSLSPPPASPISLQVPL